The Flavobacterium jumunjinense genome includes a region encoding these proteins:
- the ung gene encoding uracil-DNA glycosylase translates to MLMKLEKSWKKILKKEIEDDYFKALLDTLEEEYLNQICFPPKDLIFNAFNQCSFEKTKVVVLGQDPYHGEGEANGLAFSVNDGIKIPPSLRNIYREINADFDTIFEPNSGNLERWSKQGVLLLNATLSVRKDSPNSHKHLKWQQFTDAVIQLLSNEKEHLVFLLWGAFAQKKGKFIDENKHLILTSGHPSPMSANQGKWFGNKHFSQVNTYLEQIGKEQIEW, encoded by the coding sequence ATGTTGATGAAATTGGAAAAATCTTGGAAGAAAATTTTAAAAAAAGAAATTGAGGATGACTATTTTAAAGCTTTATTGGATACACTTGAAGAAGAGTATTTGAATCAAATTTGTTTTCCACCAAAAGATTTGATTTTTAATGCTTTTAATCAATGCTCCTTTGAAAAAACTAAGGTTGTTGTTTTAGGACAAGATCCATATCATGGAGAAGGAGAAGCAAATGGTTTGGCTTTTTCGGTTAATGATGGTATTAAAATTCCTCCTTCATTAAGAAATATTTATAGAGAAATTAATGCAGATTTTGATACGATTTTTGAACCTAATTCAGGTAATTTAGAGCGTTGGTCAAAGCAAGGAGTTTTGCTTTTGAATGCAACTTTGTCCGTAAGAAAAGATTCACCTAATAGTCATAAACATTTAAAATGGCAACAATTTACGGATGCTGTAATTCAATTGTTGTCCAATGAAAAAGAACATTTAGTTTTTCTGCTTTGGGGTGCTTTTGCTCAAAAGAAAGGTAAGTTTATTGATGAAAATAAACATTTAATTTTAACGTCAGGACATCCTTCTCCAATGAGTGCAAATCAAGGAAAATGGTTTGGAAATAAACACTTTAGTCAAGTGAATACTTATTTAGAACAAATTGGAAAAGAACAAATTGAATGGTAG
- a CDS encoding transglutaminase, with protein sequence MIAKNFLTFSNLKEKLSLPKPWDIIIIFLLNILIAIPVFLIGHQNFIELNWVYNLDRILLFLIIVTIIQIILQLLKTIIILCIFIYLISLIYGTLFGSYGFQRVYEDYRYMIYAMSDNPKPQDLIISKLLPFPNKSKTIDAVNFTNPKVRNFALYATTKHFKDIKKNNKNRTLIQCFAVFKEIKNNWNYVSDPKGREYIAYASESLQHFSGDCDDHAILMSACIKAIGGTPRIIHTGGHLYPEMLIGNKNDLESAIYLIKEVLFKDESKNQQIHYHIDERGQIWMNLDYTAKYPGGPFMKDEILGELTFN encoded by the coding sequence ATGATAGCTAAAAATTTCCTAACTTTTTCAAATCTAAAAGAAAAGCTTTCTCTACCAAAGCCATGGGACATTATTATCATTTTTTTATTGAATATTCTAATTGCAATTCCTGTATTTTTAATAGGTCATCAAAATTTTATAGAATTAAATTGGGTCTATAATTTAGACAGAATTTTATTGTTTCTAATAATAGTTACTATAATACAAATCATTCTTCAATTATTAAAAACAATAATTATACTCTGTATTTTCATATATTTAATCTCTTTAATATATGGTACCCTCTTTGGAAGTTATGGTTTTCAAAGAGTATATGAAGATTATCGCTATATGATTTATGCAATGAGTGATAATCCAAAACCTCAAGATTTAATAATTTCAAAATTATTACCATTCCCAAATAAATCCAAAACTATAGATGCTGTAAATTTCACAAACCCTAAAGTTAGAAATTTTGCACTATACGCAACAACAAAGCATTTTAAAGACATTAAAAAAAACAACAAGAACAGAACACTAATTCAATGTTTTGCTGTTTTTAAAGAGATAAAAAACAACTGGAACTATGTTAGCGATCCTAAAGGGAGAGAATATATTGCTTATGCATCGGAAAGTCTTCAGCATTTTTCTGGAGATTGTGATGATCATGCCATACTAATGTCTGCATGTATAAAAGCAATTGGTGGAACTCCACGAATCATTCATACTGGTGGTCATTTATATCCTGAAATGTTAATAGGTAACAAAAATGATTTAGAATCTGCTATTTATCTAATTAAAGAAGTCTTATTTAAAGACGAAAGTAAAAACCAACAAATTCATTATCATATTGATGAGAGAGGTCAAATTTGGATGAATTTAGATTATACTGCCAAATACCCAGGTGGACCATTTATGAAGGATGAAATATTAGGAGAACTTACTTTTAACTAA
- a CDS encoding substrate-binding domain-containing protein, with protein sequence MKTIKIAGVPEHFNLPWHFCIDDGEFEEAGIDLQWTDVPEGTGKMCQMLRDGETDIAVILTEGIVKDITAGNSCKIVQVYVKTPLIWGVHVAANSSYKSISDLKDKKAAISRYGSGSHLMSYVNAQNNNWDTTKLEFEIVNTIDGAVDALSNEKADYFMWERFMTKPLVDKGIFRKIEECPTPWPCFVIAVRDEVLDNDPYIIEQILEIINATTEEFKQIPSIDRTLASKYNQKLEDIQEWLSMTNWSQKQIDKKTLEKVQNQLHTLKIIEKIVPFEMIVK encoded by the coding sequence ATGAAAACAATTAAAATAGCAGGAGTACCAGAACACTTTAATCTACCATGGCATTTTTGCATTGATGATGGAGAATTTGAAGAAGCTGGTATTGATTTACAATGGACAGATGTACCAGAAGGAACAGGAAAAATGTGTCAAATGCTTAGAGATGGAGAAACTGATATTGCTGTTATTCTTACAGAAGGAATTGTTAAAGATATCACTGCTGGTAATTCATGTAAAATAGTACAAGTATATGTTAAAACTCCATTAATTTGGGGAGTACATGTTGCTGCAAATTCAAGTTATAAATCGATATCAGATTTAAAAGATAAAAAAGCAGCAATTTCACGTTATGGTTCTGGTTCACATTTAATGAGCTATGTGAATGCACAAAATAATAATTGGGACACAACCAAATTAGAATTTGAAATTGTAAATACTATAGATGGTGCGGTTGATGCTTTATCTAATGAAAAAGCCGATTATTTCATGTGGGAACGTTTCATGACAAAACCCTTAGTAGACAAGGGTATTTTTAGAAAAATAGAAGAATGCCCTACTCCATGGCCTTGTTTTGTTATTGCAGTTAGAGATGAAGTCTTAGATAATGACCCATACATTATTGAGCAAATTTTAGAAATTATTAATGCTACTACTGAAGAGTTCAAACAAATTCCTAGTATTGACAGAACACTTGCATCAAAATACAACCAAAAATTAGAAGATATTCAAGAATGGCTTTCAATGACCAACTGGTCGCAAAAACAAATTGACAAAAAAACGCTAGAAAAAGTACAAAACCAATTGCATACGTTAAAAATTATTGAAAAAATCGTCCCTTTTGAAATGATCGTTAAATAA
- the pdxH gene encoding pyridoxamine 5'-phosphate oxidase, whose protein sequence is MKDLGSYRKSYEKSELLETNIPEDPINLFNRWFHEVEDFGGVDEVNAMTVSTIGLDGFPKSRVVLLKKFNEEGFIFYTNYNSEKGKAILNNPNICLSFFWHSMERQIIIKGIAEKTPENISDNYFASRPVGSQLGAIVSNQSEVIPDRRYLEDKLKKLENDFEGENEIPRPNFWGGFLIKPIEVEFWQGRPNRLHDRIRYKLSENTCWNVDRLSP, encoded by the coding sequence ATGAAAGATTTAGGAAGTTATAGAAAATCATATGAAAAGAGTGAGCTTTTAGAAACGAATATACCAGAAGATCCTATAAACCTTTTTAATAGATGGTTTCATGAAGTAGAAGATTTTGGTGGAGTTGATGAAGTAAACGCAATGACAGTGTCGACTATTGGTTTGGATGGTTTTCCAAAAAGTAGAGTAGTATTACTTAAGAAGTTTAATGAAGAAGGATTTATATTCTACACTAATTATAATTCTGAAAAAGGTAAAGCCATTTTAAATAACCCTAATATTTGCCTTTCTTTCTTTTGGCATTCCATGGAAAGACAGATAATTATTAAAGGAATAGCAGAAAAAACACCAGAAAACATTTCAGATAACTATTTTGCATCAAGACCAGTTGGAAGTCAATTGGGAGCAATAGTTTCAAATCAGAGTGAAGTTATTCCAGATAGACGTTATTTGGAAGATAAATTGAAAAAACTGGAAAATGATTTTGAAGGGGAAAATGAAATTCCGAGACCTAATTTTTGGGGCGGATTTTTGATAAAACCAATTGAAGTTGAATTTTGGCAAGGTCGTCCAAATCGATTGCATGATCGAATAAGATACAAATTGTCAGAAAATACTTGTTGGAATGTCGATAGATTATCCCCGTAA
- a CDS encoding OmpA family protein, protein MKKIIQISLIILYFSGYAQEAKLAVANKKYEKFFYVDAIKIYEKVANKGYQSSELFKKLGNSYYYNGELEKSVEWYQKLFALNEDVEPEYYFRHSQALKTIQNYEEATIFLEKYYQKTNSDRLDKVQNYLAVIDQNSNRFLIDTTTINTQYYDFGPAFYNDAIVFTSSRPDIVLVKKTHKWTNQNFTDLYISKIRNDSILSEPENFSTAINSKFNEASPVFTKDGKTMYFTRNNYLVGKKGKDKGMDKQRTTLIKIYRAELINGEWTNIKELPFNSDCYSTAHPALSLDEKTLYFSSDRPGTIGGADIFKVTIHNNKYSKPENLGLNINTKGRESFPFIGPNNSLYFASDGHLGLGGLDIFESKIIDNEFQAPTNIGKPINSSFDDFGFIINEMNRGFFTSNRKEGKGFDDIYQLTTCFSKLNGQITDLITNEIIPNATILLLDDNENVISETKSDENGNYKLELNCKQKYFIRVKKEDFETTEKVATPLNNDKTTIDLKLNRTVFPITEGTDLAKVFDISIIFFDLDKWNIRPDAARDIQKVIEVMNEYPNMHISIRSHTDSRQTHAYNELLSDRRAKSTLQFMVLNGIDKERLTAQGFGENQLVNECADSIYCSEEEHQKNRRSEFIITKIE, encoded by the coding sequence ATGAAAAAAATTATACAGATTTCACTCATAATACTTTATTTCTCAGGATATGCACAAGAAGCTAAACTAGCAGTAGCTAATAAAAAATATGAAAAATTTTTCTATGTTGATGCTATAAAAATTTATGAAAAAGTAGCAAATAAAGGTTATCAATCTTCAGAACTCTTTAAAAAACTAGGAAATAGCTACTATTATAATGGAGAACTTGAAAAATCTGTTGAATGGTATCAAAAATTATTTGCCTTAAATGAAGATGTAGAACCCGAATATTATTTTAGGCATTCGCAAGCATTAAAGACAATTCAAAACTATGAAGAAGCAACTATTTTTTTAGAAAAGTACTATCAAAAAACAAATTCGGATAGATTAGATAAAGTGCAGAACTACTTAGCTGTTATAGATCAAAATTCTAATCGTTTTCTTATAGACACTACCACAATAAATACACAATATTATGATTTCGGACCTGCATTCTATAATGATGCAATTGTTTTCACTTCTTCAAGACCAGATATTGTTTTAGTGAAAAAAACACACAAATGGACCAATCAGAATTTTACCGATTTATACATATCTAAAATAAGAAATGACAGTATTTTATCTGAGCCTGAAAACTTTTCTACAGCAATAAATTCTAAATTCAATGAAGCATCTCCCGTTTTTACGAAAGATGGTAAAACGATGTATTTTACTCGGAATAACTATTTAGTTGGAAAGAAAGGAAAAGACAAAGGAATGGACAAGCAACGAACTACACTTATAAAAATATACCGTGCAGAATTAATTAATGGAGAATGGACAAATATTAAAGAATTACCTTTTAACAGTGATTGCTATAGCACCGCACATCCTGCTTTAAGTTTGGATGAAAAAACACTTTACTTTTCTTCCGATAGACCTGGAACAATTGGTGGTGCAGATATTTTTAAGGTAACAATACATAATAACAAATACAGTAAGCCTGAAAATCTTGGTTTAAACATAAATACAAAAGGAAGAGAATCATTTCCGTTTATTGGACCTAATAATTCTCTTTATTTTGCTTCCGACGGACATTTAGGTTTGGGAGGATTAGATATTTTTGAATCAAAAATTATAGATAATGAATTTCAAGCGCCAACAAACATAGGTAAACCCATTAATAGTTCTTTTGATGACTTTGGTTTTATTATTAATGAGATGAACCGTGGTTTCTTTACATCGAACAGAAAAGAAGGAAAAGGTTTTGATGATATTTACCAATTAACTACTTGTTTTTCAAAATTAAACGGTCAGATAACTGATTTAATTACCAACGAAATTATTCCAAACGCTACAATTCTTTTACTTGATGATAATGAAAACGTAATTTCTGAAACTAAATCGGATGAAAATGGGAATTATAAATTAGAACTTAATTGCAAACAAAAATATTTTATTAGGGTTAAAAAAGAAGATTTTGAAACAACTGAAAAAGTTGCAACACCATTAAACAACGATAAAACAACAATAGATCTAAAATTGAATAGAACTGTTTTTCCTATAACAGAAGGTACAGATTTGGCAAAAGTATTTGATATTAGTATTATTTTCTTTGATTTAGACAAATGGAATATTCGACCAGACGCTGCAAGAGACATTCAAAAAGTTATTGAAGTAATGAATGAATATCCAAATATGCACATTAGTATTCGTTCACATACCGATAGTAGACAAACGCATGCTTACAATGAATTACTTTCTGATCGACGTGCAAAATCAACGCTTCAATTCATGGTTTTAAATGGAATTGATAAAGAAAGACTAACCGCACAAGGTTTTGGTGAGAATCAATTAGTGAATGAATGTGCAGATAGTATATATTGTTCTGAGGAAGAGCATCAAAAAAATAGAAGAAGTGAATTCATAATTACAAAAATAGAATAA
- a CDS encoding PorP/SprF family type IX secretion system membrane protein produces MKIKITLLFLMTIASFAQQDSQYTQYMYNTININPAYAGSRDILSVFLLHRNQWVGLDGAPVTNNFSINSPINESNFGVGLSFVNDKIGPTVENIVSIDASYSFPINENYTLSFGLKTSGHFFNLDINKLNIYNQDDPQFQNIKGNFSPNFGAGFYFYSDATYFGISAPNFFETNNYNDNDIKVQKEKVHYYFIAGHVFNINQNIKFKPALLTKIVEGAPLQTDITANFLLYDKLTLGTAYRWNSTISGLIGFQISKSWFIGYGYDAETTQLSNYNSGSHELFLRFEIATKNRITSPRFF; encoded by the coding sequence ATGAAAATAAAAATTACTTTACTTTTTTTAATGACAATTGCTTCTTTTGCTCAGCAAGATTCTCAATACACTCAATACATGTACAACACTATCAATATAAATCCTGCATATGCTGGCAGTAGAGATATTCTTAGTGTGTTTTTATTACACCGTAATCAATGGGTAGGTTTAGATGGAGCTCCTGTAACTAATAATTTCTCAATTAATTCACCAATAAATGAATCAAATTTTGGTGTTGGTTTGTCATTTGTAAATGATAAAATTGGTCCAACTGTAGAAAATATAGTTTCAATTGACGCTTCCTATTCTTTTCCTATTAATGAAAATTATACTTTATCTTTTGGTTTAAAAACATCTGGACATTTTTTCAACCTAGACATCAATAAGCTTAACATATACAACCAAGATGACCCACAATTTCAGAATATAAAAGGAAATTTCTCTCCTAATTTTGGTGCAGGCTTCTATTTTTACTCAGACGCTACTTATTTTGGTATATCAGCACCTAACTTTTTCGAAACTAATAATTATAACGACAACGATATTAAAGTACAGAAAGAAAAAGTACATTATTATTTTATTGCCGGTCATGTTTTTAATATTAACCAGAACATAAAATTCAAACCTGCTTTGTTAACGAAAATTGTTGAAGGTGCTCCATTACAAACGGATATTACAGCTAATTTTTTATTGTATGACAAACTTACCTTAGGAACTGCTTATCGATGGAATTCTACAATTAGTGGTTTAATTGGTTTTCAAATTTCTAAATCGTGGTTTATTGGTTATGGATATGATGCAGAAACAACTCAATTATCTAACTATAACTCAGGTTCTCATGAATTATTCTTACGTTTTGAAATAGCTACAAAAAACAGAATTACTTCACCTAGATTCTTCTAA
- a CDS encoding SixA phosphatase family protein, whose product MKNLILIRHSKSSWETLFKDIDRPLSKRGINDAHLISSKIADILPKTYIVWSSTAKRTRESAMIYSEHLMFSYENVILKEELYTFDEQKLEEIIKKCENRYVNLILFGHNEAITNFVNKFGNLFIENVPTSGVVSIQFDIDDWQDLKKGQTINTLFPSHYKNEQHNKQEVHR is encoded by the coding sequence ATGAAGAATTTAATTCTTATCAGACATTCAAAATCTAGTTGGGAAACTCTTTTTAAAGATATTGATAGACCACTTTCTAAAAGAGGAATTAATGATGCACATTTAATTTCATCTAAAATTGCTGATATTTTACCAAAAACATATATAGTTTGGTCTAGTACAGCAAAAAGAACTAGAGAATCGGCAATGATATATTCTGAACATTTAATGTTTTCCTATGAGAATGTGATATTGAAAGAGGAACTATATACTTTTGATGAGCAAAAATTAGAAGAAATCATAAAAAAATGTGAAAATAGATACGTTAACCTAATTCTTTTTGGACATAATGAAGCTATTACAAATTTTGTTAATAAATTTGGGAACCTTTTTATAGAAAATGTACCAACATCTGGAGTTGTTTCAATACAATTCGATATTGATGATTGGCAAGATTTAAAGAAAGGACAAACAATTAACACACTTTTTCCAAGTCATTATAAAAATGAACAACATAATAAACAAGAAGTACATAGATAG
- the ppk1 gene encoding polyphosphate kinase 1, with translation MNNIINKKYIDREKSWLTFNARVLQEAADESVPLLDRLRFLGIFSNNLDEFFRVRYAAIRRMRFENIDDEKVLGGISADKLLKEITEIVIEHQSESLRILSEIEQKLEKESIYIVNEKQISGEQEKFIKDYFIRTVSPAVVTIMLNDLDDFPLLKDTSGYLAIKLVMNKSDDSDAIYKFSKTQYAIVEIPNTINRFVVLPSNSEKQYIIMLDDVIRLNLNYIFNIFDYKTISAHMIKITRDAQLEFDSDLSKSFIEKISDSVKERRVGEPVRFVYDQAIEKDTLAFFLERMDIDSSDSIIPGGRYHNRRDYMSFPNLGRYDLLYKQNPPLSIPGLDIEGSILEKIRHKDYLLNAPYQSFSYIIKFLREAALDPKVVSIKITLYRLAKNSQIVSSLINAAKNGKKVVVQIELQARFDEASNISYAEQMQTEGIELIFGMKGLKVHSKVCIIERLEEKKVKRYGVISTGNFNENSAKVYTDITLFTANTPILKDVSKVFDFFEINYKIHRYKHLFVSPHYTRSKFTKLIDKEILNAQLGKKAYIKLKMNSLSDFKMIDKLYEASSAGVKIQLIIRGICCLIPGIKGMSENIEAISIIDNYLEHSRLYIFGNQDSPEVYISSADFMTRNIDARVEITCPIYDEEIKNELIETFDIGWNANVKARFHSENLKNEYRRKGDEKPYRAQLEMYNYYKNKLDNSQ, from the coding sequence ATGAACAACATAATAAACAAGAAGTACATAGATAGAGAAAAGAGTTGGTTAACATTTAATGCTAGAGTATTACAAGAAGCCGCAGATGAATCGGTTCCATTATTAGATAGATTACGCTTTTTAGGAATTTTTTCAAACAACCTTGATGAGTTCTTTAGAGTGCGTTATGCTGCAATTCGAAGAATGAGATTTGAGAATATCGATGATGAGAAAGTTTTAGGCGGAATTTCTGCTGACAAGCTTTTAAAAGAAATTACAGAAATTGTAATTGAACATCAATCTGAAAGCTTACGTATTCTTAGTGAAATTGAACAAAAACTCGAAAAAGAGAGTATATATATTGTTAACGAAAAACAAATTTCGGGAGAACAAGAAAAATTCATTAAAGATTATTTTATTAGAACCGTTAGTCCAGCCGTTGTAACAATTATGTTAAATGATTTGGATGACTTTCCTTTGCTAAAAGATACATCGGGATATTTGGCTATAAAACTAGTAATGAATAAATCGGATGATTCTGATGCAATTTATAAATTTAGTAAAACTCAATATGCTATTGTAGAAATTCCTAATACAATAAATAGGTTTGTTGTGTTACCGTCAAATTCAGAAAAACAATATATCATAATGTTAGACGATGTTATTCGTTTAAACTTGAATTATATCTTTAATATTTTTGATTATAAGACTATTTCTGCTCATATGATAAAAATTACTAGAGATGCTCAATTGGAGTTTGATAGTGATTTAAGTAAGAGCTTTATTGAAAAAATATCCGATAGTGTAAAAGAAAGAAGAGTAGGTGAACCAGTTCGTTTTGTATACGATCAAGCGATAGAAAAAGATACATTGGCCTTTTTTCTAGAGCGAATGGATATCGATAGTTCCGATAGTATAATTCCAGGAGGAAGGTATCACAATCGAAGAGATTATATGAGCTTTCCAAATCTTGGACGATATGACTTACTTTATAAGCAAAATCCACCTTTATCTATTCCTGGACTAGATATTGAAGGAAGTATTTTAGAAAAAATTAGACATAAAGATTATCTATTAAATGCACCATATCAGTCATTTTCGTATATAATTAAGTTCTTAAGGGAAGCAGCTTTAGACCCAAAGGTAGTTTCTATTAAAATCACTTTATATCGATTAGCAAAGAATTCGCAAATTGTAAGTTCATTAATAAATGCTGCTAAAAACGGAAAGAAAGTTGTTGTACAAATAGAATTACAAGCTCGCTTTGATGAAGCAAGTAATATTTCCTATGCTGAACAAATGCAAACTGAAGGGATCGAACTTATCTTTGGGATGAAAGGATTGAAAGTGCATAGTAAAGTATGTATTATTGAAAGATTAGAAGAAAAAAAGGTGAAGCGTTACGGAGTTATTTCTACAGGAAACTTCAATGAAAATTCGGCAAAAGTTTATACAGACATAACACTTTTTACAGCAAATACTCCAATTTTGAAAGACGTTTCTAAAGTATTCGATTTCTTTGAAATTAACTATAAAATACATCGTTACAAACATTTATTTGTTTCACCACATTATACGCGTTCTAAGTTTACTAAATTAATAGATAAAGAAATTTTAAATGCACAATTAGGTAAAAAAGCATACATAAAGCTAAAAATGAATAGTTTGTCAGATTTTAAAATGATTGATAAACTATATGAAGCAAGCAGTGCAGGTGTGAAAATTCAATTAATTATTAGAGGAATCTGTTGTTTAATTCCTGGGATTAAAGGAATGAGTGAAAATATAGAAGCTATTAGTATAATTGATAATTATTTAGAACATTCACGTCTATATATTTTTGGAAATCAAGACAGTCCTGAGGTATATATATCTTCTGCGGATTTTATGACTCGTAATATAGATGCTAGAGTAGAAATTACTTGTCCAATTTATGATGAAGAAATAAAAAATGAACTCATTGAAACATTTGATATTGGTTGGAATGCAAATGTGAAAGCTAGATTTCATTCAGAAAATTTAAAAAACGAATATCGTAGAAAAGGAGATGAAAAACCATATAGAGCACAATTAGAAATGTATAATTATTATAAAAATAAGTTAGATAATTCACAATAA
- a CDS encoding Ppx/GppA phosphatase family protein, with the protein MITIKKYAAIDIGSNAMRLLITNIVEQNGKPTQFNKSSLVRVPIRLGQDAFTVGEISEENILRMVDAMKAFSLLMKVHKVEKYKACATSAMREAYNGNEISDLIKKKTDIKIELIDGKKEASIIAGSDLKQFINTEKTFLYVDVGGGSTEFSIFSEGKMITSKSFKNGTVRLLNNMVNEIVWVEIEKWIKKNTEPYHEITLIGSGGNINKLFKMSEKHQDKPLSYVYLNSQYQKLNAMTYEDRIAELGLNPDRADVIIPATKIYLSAMKWSGARQIFVPKIGLSDGIVKAMYYGKI; encoded by the coding sequence ATGATTACAATAAAAAAATATGCAGCAATAGATATAGGTTCCAATGCAATGCGATTATTAATAACTAATATAGTGGAGCAAAATGGAAAACCAACTCAATTTAATAAAAGTTCACTTGTTCGCGTTCCAATACGTTTAGGACAAGATGCGTTTACTGTTGGTGAAATTTCAGAAGAAAATATTTTGCGTATGGTGGATGCAATGAAAGCATTCAGCCTTTTAATGAAAGTACATAAAGTTGAAAAATATAAAGCCTGTGCAACTTCTGCAATGAGAGAAGCCTATAATGGTAATGAAATTTCAGATTTAATTAAGAAAAAGACCGATATAAAGATTGAACTAATTGATGGAAAAAAAGAAGCTTCAATTATTGCTGGATCAGATTTAAAGCAATTTATAAATACGGAAAAAACTTTTTTATATGTAGATGTTGGAGGAGGAAGTACAGAGTTTTCGATCTTTTCGGAAGGAAAAATGATAACTTCAAAGTCGTTTAAAAATGGAACAGTTCGTTTATTAAACAATATGGTTAATGAGATTGTTTGGGTAGAAATTGAAAAATGGATTAAAAAGAATACAGAACCTTATCATGAAATAACATTAATAGGTTCTGGAGGAAATATTAATAAATTATTTAAAATGTCTGAGAAGCATCAAGATAAGCCACTTTCTTACGTGTATTTAAATTCTCAATATCAGAAATTAAATGCAATGACCTATGAAGATCGTATTGCAGAATTAGGGTTAAATCCAGACAGAGCAGACGTAATTATACCTGCAACAAAAATTTATTTGAGTGCAATGAAGTGGAGTGGGGCAAGGCAAATCTTTGTTCCTAAAATTGGATTGTCTGATGGTATTGTTAAAGCGATGTATTATGGTAAGATTTAA
- a CDS encoding TerD family protein, with product MAINLQKGQKIDIGLSKITVGLGWDPNEGTGNDFDLDASAIMIDENRKLLGEEYFIFYNNLKSPDGSLEHTGDDPTGGNSDGDDDEAIKIDLTLVNEKVNEILFVVTIEDFERRKQNFGQVRNSYIRIVDNSTNEEIAKYELDEDFSIETGVEFGRLYKRNGEWKFEASGIGYKADLGFFLEKYFSGQIIK from the coding sequence ATGGCAATTAATTTACAAAAAGGACAAAAAATTGATATTGGATTATCAAAAATTACAGTTGGATTAGGCTGGGATCCAAATGAAGGAACTGGAAATGATTTCGATTTAGATGCTTCTGCAATAATGATTGACGAAAATCGAAAGCTATTAGGAGAAGAGTATTTTATATTCTACAATAATTTAAAATCACCAGATGGTTCTTTAGAGCACACAGGTGACGATCCAACTGGAGGTAATAGTGATGGAGATGATGATGAAGCAATTAAAATAGATTTAACATTGGTTAATGAAAAAGTTAATGAAATTCTATTTGTTGTTACTATTGAAGACTTTGAAAGAAGGAAACAAAATTTTGGTCAAGTAAGAAATTCATATATTCGTATTGTCGACAATTCTACTAATGAAGAAATTGCAAAATATGAGTTAGACGAAGACTTCTCAATTGAAACAGGAGTTGAATTTGGAAGACTATATAAAAGAAATGGAGAGTGGAAATTTGAAGCTTCTGGAATTGGTTATAAAGCAGATTTAGGTTTTTTCTTAGAGAAATATTTTTCCGGCCAAATAATTAAATAA
- a CDS encoding TerD family protein yields the protein MAINLQKGQTIDLRKNDKGESFDLSLVTIGLGWDVRKKDTGFFSKLFGGNDEPEYDLDALAFLLDSNGKVADLGRTVRNTNGGEVSLFESDIIFFNSMKHPSGNIWLTGDNRTGAGDGDDEQIIVKLDALDKKYEKIVFIVTIYQGKRREQHFGLLENAYIRAVDAKGKEIAKFNLSGNSSLNGTRAMIFSEAYREGSEWKFKAIGEPRSTDNFVDILKEFT from the coding sequence ATGGCTATTAACTTGCAAAAAGGTCAAACAATTGACTTAAGAAAAAATGATAAAGGAGAATCTTTTGATCTCTCTCTCGTAACTATAGGTTTAGGTTGGGATGTTAGAAAAAAAGATACTGGTTTTTTTAGTAAACTATTTGGAGGCAATGATGAACCTGAATATGATTTAGATGCTTTGGCATTTCTACTAGATTCTAACGGAAAAGTAGCCGATTTAGGAAGAACAGTAAGAAATACCAATGGTGGAGAAGTAAGCCTTTTCGAAAGTGATATTATTTTTTTTAATTCTATGAAACATCCTTCGGGAAATATTTGGCTAACTGGAGATAATAGAACAGGAGCAGGTGATGGAGATGATGAACAAATTATTGTTAAATTAGATGCTTTAGATAAAAAGTATGAAAAAATAGTTTTTATAGTAACTATTTATCAAGGAAAAAGAAGAGAACAACATTTCGGATTACTTGAAAATGCATATATTAGGGCAGTTGATGCTAAAGGAAAAGAAATTGCAAAATTTAATCTTTCAGGAAATAGTAGTCTAAACGGAACAAGAGCCATGATATTTTCTGAGGCTTATAGAGAAGGTAGCGAATGGAAATTTAAAGCAATTGGAGAACCAAGAAGTACAGATAATTTTGTTGACATTTTAAAAGAATTTACTTGA